The following nucleotide sequence is from Oxalobacteraceae sp. CFBP 8761.
TCAGGACTTCATCGGACAAGTCGCGCGGCGTCGCATGCGCGCGCCCGGCCAGCCGATGGCCGCTGTGCACTACCAGCACCTGCTCGAAGTCGAACACGGGCACGAAGCGCAGCCCCGGCTTGAACAGCGGATCGGGCGTGACGAGCAAGTCGATCTCGTAGCCCAGCAGCGCCTTCAGGCCGCCGAACTGGAAACGCTGCTTGACGTCGACATCGACCTCGGGCCACGCAGCCAGATAGGGTTCGACCACTTTCAGCAGCCACTGATAGCACGGATGGCACTCCATCCCGATGCGCAGCGACCCGCGCTCGCCACGCGCGTAGGCCAGCATCTGGCCTTCGGCGTGTTCGAGCTGCGGCAGCACCCGCTCGGCCAGCGCCAGCAGCGCGTGGCCAGCCTGGGTCAGGCGCAGCGAGCGGCCTTCGCGCGTCCACACCGGCGTGCCCAGCCCCACTTCGAGCTTCTTGACCGCGTGGCTCAGCGCAGACTGGGTCAGGCACAGCACGTCGGCAGCGGCGGTCAGTGAACCGCGGCGATCGACCTCGCGGATGATGGACAGGTGAATGCGTTCGATCATGGGACAGGCGCAGAATGGATGGATGGGCGTATCGATGTGGCCGGGAAAGCCATCAAGGCGCGGGCGCGGCGCCCTGCTGCAAAAAGTCGGCGATCGACTTCACCAGCAAGGGCGAAACAGGCAAGCTTGGGTCGCCATAGCTGGCAACCTGCAGTTCCGGCACCGCGCGCACGTGCTTGAACACGTGGTTCATGCCCGGAATGATCGCCAGCTTCGCCCCCGGGCGGGCACCGTGCAGCCGGTTGGCCTGCACCACGTCCACTTGGATATCGGTATTGCCCTGCACGACCAGCACCGGCATCGTCAGCTCCGCGATGCGCTGCGCCGGCACATACTTGAACCACGAAATCAGATACGGCTGCACGCTCGGCCGGAACAGCGTTGCCAGCGCCGGAGGTACCGGATCGACGACCGCGCCGCTTTCCAGCGACACCAGAATGCGCTCGCTTTCCTTTTCCAGCTCGGGTGGCAGCTTGCCTTCGAGCTGCTTGCGCATCAGGGTCGAGGCGCCATCGGCAATGCCGGCAATCGACACGAATGCCGCCGCATCGGCCTGCCGCGCCGCCAGCATCCCGATCAGCGAGCCTTCGCTGTGCCCGATCACGGCCACCGACGCGAAGCGCGTATCGGCCTTGAGTCTCGCGATCCAGGCCGCCGCATCGTCGACGAACATCTCGAAGCGCAGCGCCGATTCGGCAGAACCGGCCGCATGGCTGCCACCGATCCCCCGCTTGTCGTAGCGGACCGTCGCGATGCCGGCCTCGGCCAGCCCGGCGGCCAGCAGTTTGAGACTGTCGTTGCGGCCCGGGATCATCGAGCTGTTGCCGTCACGGTCCGTCGGCCCCGAACCGGCAATCAGCAAGGCCACGCGCGGCTTGTCGGTCCCCGCCGGCAGTTCGAGCGTCCCGGCCAGCTGCCCGGTGGGCGTGTCGAGCGTGATCGGTGTCTCGGCCGCATGGGTTTGTGAAGCGATACCACCGATGAACAGCAGCAGGCTGCAAAGACGAACGGCAAAGTTGGCAGACATGGCTTCCTTCATGCGTGGTTGGACTGCGCTTTCAGGCCGCGGCGGCAACAATGCCCTGCTCACGGCAAAATTCGATGATGCGCTGCAGCGCGGCCTCGGCCTCGTGCTCTTCCAGGCCGATGCCGAAGTGGTAGCGATGGGTGGCGGTATCGATCTCGATGCGGCCCTGGCCAAACCCCAGCGCATCCCATTTGCCTTCAGGCGTCCAGGCCTCATGTTTGGGCAACAGGCGCACGGCGCGTATTTCGTGGACCATGAGCGCCAGCGGCACCGACGACGGCAAGCTGCCTTCGCGCGCGATGTACAGCGCATCCTGGAACACGAAATTGCGATACAGCGCCCACGCCGCCAGGACCATGATGACCAGCGCGCCGACGGTCAGCAACATGAATCCGAACGACCCGTCGTGCTCCCAGCCATTGCCCAGGCCCGACGCCACGACCCAGACGAAGACCACCGACATGAACGCCGGGAAGCCCCGTTTCTGGGTGGGACAAACGATATGCAGGGTGGGACTGGGACGCATTCCTCTTCTTCGGCGGCGACAATGACCGCGCACGATACCATTTTCGCGGCAGTGCAGCGAAATCAGACGTGCTGCAGGTGCCCTGCGAACCAGCCCAGCTCTCCGGCCAGCGCAGCGCGGATCGGTCCCGGGGTGAGGCCCGTCCAGCGCTTGAACGAGCGCCGGAAGTTGGCCACGTCATGAAAGCCCAAGTGGCGCGCCACCGCGTCATTGTCGGCGCCCTCGGCCTGGAACAGCCAGAGCGCCACGTGCGTGCGCACCCCGTCGAGCTCACCCTGGAAATGGGTATGGTGCCGCAGCAGCTGACGCTTGAAGGTGGCCGGGCTGACGCCGAAGTCGCCCGCCGTGCGCTCGAGCGTGGGCGCGTCGCGCACGCGCGCCAGCAGGTAATCGTAGAGCGCCGCCAGCAGGCCGGGCGCCTCGCGGGGTTCCAGTTCGGCCGCCTGGTGCGCCAGGCGCGCCGCCATCTCGCTGGCGCGCGGCCATGGACGGTCGAGCCAGCCGGACGGCAGCAGCATCGCGTCGAGCTGGCAGCCGAAGCGCAGTTCGGCGCCAAGATGAACATGATGCTGCTCGATGTGGCGCGGCGCGCCGCGATTGAAGCAGAAGCGCCACGGCAGGCGCTCGCCGCCCAGCCAGCGGCACAGCGCCACTACGGCGGTCATGTGCATCTCGACCAGCGCCGGCCGCAGGCTCGGCGCGCCATACGCATCGACCCAGTACAGCAGCGCTACGTCGTCCCAGGTCTCGAAGCGCGGGCGCAGCAGCGGCGTCAGGCCGGCGTGGAAGCGGCACAGCGTCTGCAGCAGCGTGCGCAGGTTCGGCGCCTGCGCCAGCGCGTGGCTGGCTGCGCCGTCGTGCCCTGGCAGCAGTTGCTGGCCCAGCATGAAGCTGGTGTCCGGGCTGTCCAGCAGGCGCAGGGTGTTCGCCAGCTGCTGCAGGTACTGGCCAGCAGATGTTGCGCTGCCGGCACCCGGGTCGCCGCATCCGCGCAGCAGGTCGGCGTCAAGCGCATCGCGCGAGCGGCCGTATTCCAGCGCCAGCGCGCTGTGGCGGCGCGCCGCGGGCGAGGCCGCCGTGGCGGCCTGCCAGGCGATCACGCGGGGTCCATCTGACGATCCATCTGCCGACACAGCGCGCCAAGGAGCGCATCGGGCGCGCCGCGCGCCGGCGCGCAGCCATGGCGCAGCGTGATGTGCACCCGGCCGCCCGGTGCGTGGTGGCACATCGACGACACCATGCGGCACAGATGGTCGGCCGCGGCGCGCGCCTCCGGCTCGGCCAGGCCCGGCATCAGCACGGCAAAGCGGTCACCCGCATAGCGGCACAGCAGGTCGTCGTTGCGCAGGTTCAGCAGCAGCATGTGGGCGACCGCCTGCAGCGCGCGGTCGCCCTCGGGCTGGCCGTGCTCACGGTTGATGCGGTGGAAGGCGTCGATATCGAACAGCACCAGCGAGCCAACGCCGTCCGTCCGTTTGCTCTCGATATGCAGCTGCGCGCGCAGGTAGGCCGCATCGGCCAGCTGGGTGATGCGGTCGAACGGTCGGTGGTTGCGAAACAGCCGTTCGCGCTTGCGCATGTGGTCCGACAGCGTGGCCTGCTCGCGCCGCCAGTACACCATGCCGGCGGTCAGGACCAGCATCCCCAGCGGCAGCAGCGCCTCCAGCACGTTGTCCCACAGCGCCGACTTCTCGACATCGAACACTTCATCCAGGCAGTCGGCCCACGACCCCAGCATGATGCAGGCCAGGCCGCCCGCCAGCAGGCGCGTGACCACGCCGTCGGGCCGGCTGGCCAGCACCAATCCGCACCACAGCGCCGCCAGCAGGGCCGTGCCGCCCTCGCTGGCGATGTCCACCAGATCCCATGCCGCGAACGGGATGGCCGGACCGGCGCCGGCAAACAGAAACACGACGGCGCCGAGCAGGCCGACGATCAACAGAGCTTGGCGGATCAGGGGAGACATGGGCGGCGCGGTCAGGGAAGATCGCCGGAACATAGCGCAACCAGATGACCGCAGGATGACAGGATGGCAAAACTGTGGCGCCATGGCACAGGGTCAAAACAGCTCACATAAAACCGCGCAGGGCATCCCGGCTCACTGCCCACCCGGTGGTGTTGTCAAAGCCGGCAGGGTCAATTCGGCTCAGGCACACCGTGCACCGCGCCAGACACGGGATAACGACCGGAAGTCGTCACCGATAGGTCACATTCAGGCACCAGAATCCGCCGCATCCCAACCGATTGGATTCTCCCCCATGCGCCACTTTGCCCTCCCCGCTCTTACCGCAGGCCTGCTGGCTGCTGCCGGCGTGCACGCCGCCGAACCGGCCAGCGTGATCGTCACCGGCCAGCGCGCCAGCCTGGCGCGCGCCATCGCCGCCCAGGAGCAGGCTGACAATATCGTCAGTGTCGTCAGCAGCGACGACATCGGCCACCTGCCGGACAAGAACGCGGCCGAAGCGCTGGCGCGGATGCCCGGCGTCTCGGTCCAGCGTGACCAGGGCGAAGGCCGCTACGTCGTGGTGCGCGGCCTGGATGCCGACTACAACAGCGTGACCATCAACGGCGCGCTGGTGCCGTCGCCGGAAGCGACGCGCCGCGCGGTGGCGCTGGACGTGCTGCCGGCCGGGATGATCCGCTCGCTCGAAGTGACCAAGTCGGCCACGCCGGACCAGGATGCCAATTCGCTTGGCGGCAGCGTCGAGGTCAAGACCTTGTCCGCGTTCGACCTGCCAGGCAAATTGCTGAACGTCGGCGCAGCGGTCGGCCACGACACCAACACGAGCCAGAACAGCCCGAGCGCCAACCTGCTGTGGGCTCAGCGCTTCATGGACGGCAAACTGGGCGTGGCCGCCGGCATCTCGGGCGAAAAGCGCAAGTTCGGTTCGGACAACGTGGAAACGGGCGGCGACTGGAACGGCAAGCGCCTGGCCGGCTTCGAGCTGCGCGACTACCTGCCCACGCGCGAACGCCGCGCCGGCGCCATCAACCTCGACTACCGCCCGGACGCGGCGACGAGCTACGCACTGCGCGGTTTCATCAGCCGCTTCTCGGACGAAGAATCGCGCGACCGCATGACGATCGGCGATTTCGAAGGCAATGAAGACGGCGTGCTCGAAGGTGAGACGGACACTGCTACCGTCGAGCGCCGCCTGCGCCAGCGCAAGTACACGCAAGAGATCCGCTCGCTCACCGGCTCGCTCGATCGCCGCATGGGCCAGTACTGGAAGCTGCACGCCGAAGCGGCGGCCAGCAGCGCCACCGACAAGACGCCGGACGCGATTGCCGATGCGCGCTTCACCAACCTCGAGAGCTTCAGTGGCATCGGCTTCACTAATCCCCGCACGCCGCACCTGATCGCGCCCGCCGGCGTGGCCGACGCTGCCAACTACGAACTCGATTCGTTCGCGCTCGAACGCGCCTCGGCGAAAGACAGCACCCGCCAGCTGCGCCTGGACCTGCAGCGCGACTTCGACGCCGGCGACTGGAACGGCGCCGTCAAGTTCGGCGCCAAGACCACGCGCCGCGACAAGAAGACCGACACCGAGGCCTGGGAATACAGCAGCGACGACCCGACCGATGGCGATTACTTCGGCGCCGGCCCGACCTCGATGAGCGCGTTTGTGAATGGCACGCGCCTGAACTACCCGTTCGGCAATCTTGGTTATGCGATCGATCCGGCCCTGGTGCGTGCACGCCTGGCCGGCCTGGCACGCGACCCGGCCCGCGTGGCCGTCGATTCGGCGCTGGACGACTTCAAGCTGCAGGAAGACATCGACGCCGCCTACCTGCAAACGAGCCTGCGCCGCGGCGCCTGGTCGCTGCTGGCCGGCGTACGAGCCGAGCGCACGCGCTTTACGGCCGACGGCTCGCAAGTGACCGACGACGACATCACCCCACGCTCCGCCAGCCGCTCGTACACCAACTGGCTGCCGGGCATGCACCTGCGCTTTGACGTCGACCAGGCCACCAGCGTGCGCGCTGCGTGGAGCAACTCGGTCGTGCGCGCCAACTTCGCCCAGCTGGCACCGGGCGTGAGCCTGGACGGCGACGACGAAGCGACGATCGGCAACCCTGACCTGGCGCCGCTGCGCTCGCACAACCTGGACCTGGGCATCGAGCGCGTGATCGGCGGCGATGGCGTGGTCTCGGCCTATGTCTTTACCAAGGCCATTCGCGACTTCACTTACACCACCGACCTGGCCGGCAGCGGAGAATGGGCTGACTACGCGAGCGCAATCTCGTACAAGAATGGCGACAAGGCGCGCGTGCGCGGCATCGAGCTGGCCTGGCAGCAGCCGCTGCGCATGCTGCCGGCGCCGTTCAACGGTTTGCTGGTCGGCATCAACGGCAGCATCACCAATTCGCGCGCCACGATCGACAGCGCCGATGGCGACGGTGGCCGCGCAGCGCGCACGATCCGCATGCCGGGCCAGTCGAACCGCGTCGGCAACGTGATGCTCGGCTACGAAGCCGGCCCGTTCAGCGCGCGCCTGGCGATGAACTACAAGTCGCCGTACCTGCTGGAGCTGGGCGAGGATACGCTCGACGCAACGCAAGACCGCTTCGTCGACACCCAGAAGCAGCTGGACCTGTCGATGTCGTGGAAACTGGACAAGCGCTGGCAGGTCACGTTCGACGCCAGCAACCTGAATAACGAACATTACTATGTGTACCTGGGCGACAAGTCGCGCAATGCGCAGCACGAACAATACGGCCGCACCTACAAGATCGGCCTGAAAGCGAGCATCTTCTGATGAACAAGACCGTGTCTCCGATCCTGCACGCCGTCCTGCTGGCCTGCTCCCTGGCCGCGCCGGCATCCGGCGCCGCACCAACCGTGCCGGTCACCCTGAACGACGCCGAAGAACTGGCCGCGCTGCCTGGCGGCGGCTGGCTGGCCCTGGACAAGCGCGCGCTGCGCCTGGTCGGCGCCGATGGCCGCGAACGCGCCAGCCTGCCACTGCGTGGCGAACGACTCGACCTGCGCCCGCTGGATGGCGGCGCACTTGCCATCGTCATCGACGCCAACGCCGAACGTGCGCTGCCGGTGCAGATCGACGTCAAGGCCGGCACGCTGCGCGCACTGCCCGTGCTGCCGGACACGGGCTTCGGCATCGAGGCGGCCTGCCTGTATCGCGATGCGCAGCAGCTCGACTACGTGTTCCTGGTCGCGAAAGATGGCCAGGCGCAGCAGTGGCTGCTGGGTAGCGGCGGTAGCGGCACCAATAACGAACACCGCCTGGTGCGCCGTCTGGCGCTGCCGTCCGGTGTCGAGGTGTGCCGCGTCGACGATGCGCATGGCACGCTGTTCGCGGCTGAAGAAGGCATGGGCCTGTGGGCGTATGGCGCCGATGCCGAAGGTCCGCCAGCCCGCACGCCGGTGGCGCTGCAGGCGCCGCACGGTCGCTTGACGGGTGAACTGACGGCGCTGGCGGTGCTACCGGGCGGCGTGGCCGCGATCGACGACAAGGGCGCCCTGCTGACCTGGAAACGTGACGGCAAGCGCTGGCGCGCGCTGCCGGCCCGCCCGCTCGGCGCGCAGCAACTGGTGGCGCTTGCACCGGCGTCCGACAAGCTGGCCGTGCGCACGAAGCAAGGCTGGCAAGCCCCGGCGCTGGCCTGGAAGGCCGGCAGCGCGCCGCCCAAACGCCTGCCGATCGTGCTGCCGCGCATGCAGACTGAACCCGTCGCGCAGCTGGGCGACGCGGCCGACGATCCGGCGATCTGGGTCCATCCGACCGATCCTGCCAAATCGCGCATCTTGGGCACCAACAAGAAACAGGGTATGCTGGTGTATGACCTGCAGGGCCGCCAGACGCAATTGCTGGCAGCCGGTCGCCTGAACAACGTCGACCTGCGCCAGGATGTACGCTTCGGCAGCGAGCGCTTTGACCTGGCCGTGGCCACCCAGCGCGACGAGCAGGCGATGGTGCTGTTTGCGATCGATGCGAACGGCGAACTGCGCGAAGCGGCGCGCCTGCCCACCGGCCTGGGCGACATCTACGGCACCTGCCTGCTGCGCACGCCCGAAGGTGGGCTGGACGCGTTCGTCAACGACAAGGACGGCCGCTACGAGCATTACCAGATCACGCGCAGTGGGGGCCAGTTCGGCGCACGGCTGGCGCGCACGTTCAAGCTCGCATCGCAGCCGGAAGGTTGCGTGGCGGACGACCGCAGCGGCCTGCTGTTCGTGGGCGAAGAAGACCGCGGCCTGTGGGTGACGTCGGCGCGCGCCGATCAACCGGCAATGCTAAAAATGGTGATGCCGGTGGGCGAATGGCTGCACGACGATGTCGAGGGCATGGGCATCTACCATGGCGCAAAACGCAGCTATCTGGTCGTGTCGAGCCAGGGCAACAACAGCTACGTGGTGTTCGATGCGGCGGCGCCGTTTGCCGTGCGCGGCGCGTTCCGGGTGGGGCTCGATGCGGTCAACGGCATCGATGGCGCGTCCGAGACCGATGGACTCGACGTGACATCGGCCAATCTGGGCGGCCCGTTCGCGCGCGGCATGCTGGTGGTGCACGACGGCTACAAGCGCATGCCGGATGGGGCGCAGAACTACAAGGCCGTGGCGTGGGAAGATATCGCCAGGGCTTTGCAGCTCGACTAAGAGCACCTGACAAAACCGTTCGACATACCCCCAACAGATGAGCGAGCAGGCAAGTGAAAGGAATGCCTGATGGATGCCTGCTCGTCGCTCAAGTCGTATGCGCAGTCTGCTAAAGCGGTGTAGCCAACCCACGGTGCGTTCGACGACCCGCCCCCATCAGCCGAGCCGTTCGCGCGCCTCTACGTCATGGCGCGCGATTCGAGCTGCAATGCCCGATGGCGTCAGCTTTGCAGCTTGTCGAGCTGGGAAAGTCACGCCGTCTCGACCGGCACCTGTCGACCCTAAGCAGCCGTTAATCGTTCCTGCAATCTCCCGAAGTGACTAGCAAACAACACCACCAAAAATGAGGCTGGCCGTTAAATCTACCTAGATAGATAATGGTACATGACTCGAACTCGTATGCTCTCATCCCAGGCCAAGACGTTGCTTGCCGTTCTGCTCCACGCCAATGGCAAATGGTCCCACGGCTATGAATTGGCCCGGCTTGCCGACGTCAAATCGGGGACGCTGTATCCGCTTCTTATCCGTTTGGAAGCACAAGGCTATCTGGACGCCGAGTGGCAACAGCCATCCGAAGGGGGCCGACCGCCGCGACATGCCTATCGTCTGACAGCCAGCGGCGTACAACTTGCGCGCGCCAATCCGCTTATCGACGCGGAGGCACCGGTCATGCAGAATCGAAAGGCCACCTTATGAGAAGGGGACTGCGGCGTAGCGCTGCCGACTTGGCCTGCCGAGTCTTGCTGGCTTTGCTTCCGCCTTCATTGCAGTCATGGGGCCTGGCTGTTCGCTACGAGACGGCGGGAATCCACCATGACACCGAGGCACTGTTGTATGCGCTCGGAAGCTTTTGTGGGCTAATGCCGCGTGCGCTCGCATGGCATCTAATCCATTCCTTCGCGCCGCTGATCGGCGATGCCGCCCCCTTCTATGGAGACTCGATCATGATGAACCTTTACTACGCCACAATACGTCGCCCACGGGCTTTGGGCGTCGCCTGTGTCATCGGCGCCGTCACGTCAGGCCTCATCTATATGGCGATTGCGGGCGCGCCGACCCGTTATCTAGGCATCAATGCCTCTGCGCTGATTCTGAGCATCGCGCTGCTAGTGCTGCTCGGTCGCACCGGGCCTCGTGGTCGCCGCTTGACCAGTGTGGCGATCGTGACTATGGCGGCCGCCTTGCTGGCTACTGCTCTACTCGGCGACAGCGTCGATGGCGCGGCGCGTTGGGTAAGGCTGGGTGGATTCGCGGTACAGCCAAGCCTGATCCTGCTGCCAGTAATGCTCGTCGCGTTCACGCGATGCCGCAACGCGCTCGCGACAACAGGCATCATCGCTGCCGCCCTTGCGATGGCCATCCAGCCTGATCGGGCCATGGCCGGCGTGCTGACCGTAGGGCTGGCCACACTTTTCATCGTACGCCGCGACAGGTTCGTCGTTGCAGCGCTTTGCGCGAGCATTGCCGGCTTTGCCACGACCTTGGCCCGTTCCGACACGCTGATGGCGGTTCCCTACGTCGACGGGATTCTTTACTCGTCGTTTGCGGTCCACCCGCTTGCCGGCGCAGCGGTCGTGGGCGGCTCGATTCTTCTTCTGGTACCGGCAATCGCCGGCTGGCATCGCGATCCGCCGGGGCGCGCGAGCTATGCGGTATTTGGGGCGCTCTGGATTGCCGCGATTCTTGCTGCTGCACTTGGAAATTACCCAACGCCGATCGTCGGTTATGGCAGCAGTGCGATCATCGGTTATACGCTTGCTCTTTTGGCACTCCCCGCCTTGACGGCGCTGCAGGGTAGTGAAAGTCTGCAAGCACATGACGGTACCAGTTCAGGAATGCCGAATCAGCATCTGCTCGCGGAGCTCGCGTGATCCGTGTAGAGAAAACTGGGAT
It contains:
- a CDS encoding diguanylate cyclase — translated: MSPLIRQALLIVGLLGAVVFLFAGAGPAIPFAAWDLVDIASEGGTALLAALWCGLVLASRPDGVVTRLLAGGLACIMLGSWADCLDEVFDVEKSALWDNVLEALLPLGMLVLTAGMVYWRREQATLSDHMRKRERLFRNHRPFDRITQLADAAYLRAQLHIESKRTDGVGSLVLFDIDAFHRINREHGQPEGDRALQAVAHMLLLNLRNDDLLCRYAGDRFAVLMPGLAEPEARAAADHLCRMVSSMCHHAPGGRVHITLRHGCAPARGAPDALLGALCRQMDRQMDPA
- a CDS encoding alpha/beta fold hydrolase, whose protein sequence is MSANFAVRLCSLLLFIGGIASQTHAAETPITLDTPTGQLAGTLELPAGTDKPRVALLIAGSGPTDRDGNSSMIPGRNDSLKLLAAGLAEAGIATVRYDKRGIGGSHAAGSAESALRFEMFVDDAAAWIARLKADTRFASVAVIGHSEGSLIGMLAARQADAAAFVSIAGIADGASTLMRKQLEGKLPPELEKESERILVSLESGAVVDPVPPALATLFRPSVQPYLISWFKYVPAQRIAELTMPVLVVQGNTDIQVDVVQANRLHGARPGAKLAIIPGMNHVFKHVRAVPELQVASYGDPSLPVSPLLVKSIADFLQQGAAPAP
- a CDS encoding LysR family transcriptional regulator, which gives rise to MIERIHLSIIREVDRRGSLTAAADVLCLTQSALSHAVKKLEVGLGTPVWTREGRSLRLTQAGHALLALAERVLPQLEHAEGQMLAYARGERGSLRIGMECHPCYQWLLKVVEPYLAAWPEVDVDVKQRFQFGGLKALLGYEIDLLVTPDPLFKPGLRFVPVFDFEQVLVVHSGHRLAGRAHATPRDLSDEVLITYPVDIERLDIYNQFFVPAGCAPRERKAIETTDIMLQMVASGRGVAALPRWLVEEYAGRMPVAPVRLGEAGVFKQIFLGTREVDAGTTYLDAFVEIARHAEL
- a CDS encoding AraC family transcriptional regulator ligand-binding domain-containing protein, which translates into the protein MIAWQAATAASPAARRHSALALEYGRSRDALDADLLRGCGDPGAGSATSAGQYLQQLANTLRLLDSPDTSFMLGQQLLPGHDGAASHALAQAPNLRTLLQTLCRFHAGLTPLLRPRFETWDDVALLYWVDAYGAPSLRPALVEMHMTAVVALCRWLGGERLPWRFCFNRGAPRHIEQHHVHLGAELRFGCQLDAMLLPSGWLDRPWPRASEMAARLAHQAAELEPREAPGLLAALYDYLLARVRDAPTLERTAGDFGVSPATFKRQLLRHHTHFQGELDGVRTHVALWLFQAEGADNDAVARHLGFHDVANFRRSFKRWTGLTPGPIRAALAGELGWFAGHLQHV
- a CDS encoding PadR family transcriptional regulator; translation: MTRTRMLSSQAKTLLAVLLHANGKWSHGYELARLADVKSGTLYPLLIRLEAQGYLDAEWQQPSEGGRPPRHAYRLTASGVQLARANPLIDAEAPVMQNRKATL
- a CDS encoding TonB-dependent receptor, whose protein sequence is MRHFALPALTAGLLAAAGVHAAEPASVIVTGQRASLARAIAAQEQADNIVSVVSSDDIGHLPDKNAAEALARMPGVSVQRDQGEGRYVVVRGLDADYNSVTINGALVPSPEATRRAVALDVLPAGMIRSLEVTKSATPDQDANSLGGSVEVKTLSAFDLPGKLLNVGAAVGHDTNTSQNSPSANLLWAQRFMDGKLGVAAGISGEKRKFGSDNVETGGDWNGKRLAGFELRDYLPTRERRAGAINLDYRPDAATSYALRGFISRFSDEESRDRMTIGDFEGNEDGVLEGETDTATVERRLRQRKYTQEIRSLTGSLDRRMGQYWKLHAEAAASSATDKTPDAIADARFTNLESFSGIGFTNPRTPHLIAPAGVADAANYELDSFALERASAKDSTRQLRLDLQRDFDAGDWNGAVKFGAKTTRRDKKTDTEAWEYSSDDPTDGDYFGAGPTSMSAFVNGTRLNYPFGNLGYAIDPALVRARLAGLARDPARVAVDSALDDFKLQEDIDAAYLQTSLRRGAWSLLAGVRAERTRFTADGSQVTDDDITPRSASRSYTNWLPGMHLRFDVDQATSVRAAWSNSVVRANFAQLAPGVSLDGDDEATIGNPDLAPLRSHNLDLGIERVIGGDGVVSAYVFTKAIRDFTYTTDLAGSGEWADYASAISYKNGDKARVRGIELAWQQPLRMLPAPFNGLLVGINGSITNSRATIDSADGDGGRAARTIRMPGQSNRVGNVMLGYEAGPFSARLAMNYKSPYLLELGEDTLDATQDRFVDTQKQLDLSMSWKLDKRWQVTFDASNLNNEHYYVYLGDKSRNAQHEQYGRTYKIGLKASIF
- a CDS encoding phytase: MNKTVSPILHAVLLACSLAAPASGAAPTVPVTLNDAEELAALPGGGWLALDKRALRLVGADGRERASLPLRGERLDLRPLDGGALAIVIDANAERALPVQIDVKAGTLRALPVLPDTGFGIEAACLYRDAQQLDYVFLVAKDGQAQQWLLGSGGSGTNNEHRLVRRLALPSGVEVCRVDDAHGTLFAAEEGMGLWAYGADAEGPPARTPVALQAPHGRLTGELTALAVLPGGVAAIDDKGALLTWKRDGKRWRALPARPLGAQQLVALAPASDKLAVRTKQGWQAPALAWKAGSAPPKRLPIVLPRMQTEPVAQLGDAADDPAIWVHPTDPAKSRILGTNKKQGMLVYDLQGRQTQLLAAGRLNNVDLRQDVRFGSERFDLAVATQRDEQAMVLFAIDANGELREAARLPTGLGDIYGTCLLRTPEGGLDAFVNDKDGRYEHYQITRSGGQFGARLARTFKLASQPEGCVADDRSGLLFVGEEDRGLWVTSARADQPAMLKMVMPVGEWLHDDVEGMGIYHGAKRSYLVVSSQGNNSYVVFDAAAPFAVRGAFRVGLDAVNGIDGASETDGLDVTSANLGGPFARGMLVVHDGYKRMPDGAQNYKAVAWEDIARALQLD